One window from the genome of Cricetulus griseus strain 17A/GY chromosome 2, alternate assembly CriGri-PICRH-1.0, whole genome shotgun sequence encodes:
- the Larp4 gene encoding la-related protein 4 isoform X5 — MLLFVEQVTSKGTGLNPNAKVWQEIPSGNPDGTAVTESSWHETAATSGSHPEGNTELSEDMCKEYEVMYSPTCETTRNTSDIEESADGMILGPEDLSYQIYDVSGESSSTISTEDLKECLKKQLEFCFSRENLSKDLYLISQMDSDQFVPIWTVANMEEIKKLTTDPDLILEVLRSSPMVQVDEKGEKVRPSHKRCIVILREIPETTPVEEVKALFKNENCPKVISCEFAHNSSWYITFQSDTDAQQAFKYLREEVKTFQGKPIMARIKAINTFFAKNGYRLMDSSMYTQPIQTPAQYPSPVFMQPVYNPHQQYSVYSIVPQSWSPSPAPYFETPLAPFPNGSFVNGFTSPGSYKTNATAVNISRPFQKNRVKPHFRSSSGSEHSTEGSVSLGDGPLSRSSSRNFLSERQNPTVTGNQEQTYLPKEAPILQMDQNGDFGRGR, encoded by the exons CAGGTAACATCTAAAGGGACTGGTTTAAATCCTAATGCCAAAGTATGGCAAGAAATTCCTTCTGGAAATCCCGATGGCACTGCTGTAACTGAAAGTTCCTGGCATGAAACTGCAGCCACATCTGGATCTCACCCTGAGG GTAACACAGAACTTTCAGAAGATATGTGCAAGGAATATGAAGTAATGTATTCTCCAACTTGTGAGACCACAAGGAATACTTCAGACATTGAAGAGTCAGCTGATGGAATGATTTTAGGACCTGAAGATCTGAGTTACCAAATATACGATGTTTCtg GAGAAAGCAGTTCAACAATTTCTACAGAAGATTTAAAAGAATGTCTGAAAAAACAATTAGAGTTCTGTTTCTCACG aGAAAATTTATCAAAGGATCTTTACTTGATATCTCAAATGGATAGTGATCAATTCGTTCCAATATGGACAGTTGCCaatatggaagaaataaaaaaactgacCACAGATCCAGATTTAATTCTTGAAGTGTTAAGAT CTTCTCCTATGGTACAAGTTGATGAGAAGGGGGAGAAGGTGAGACCAAGTCATAAGCGTTGTATCGTAATTCTCAGAGAAATTCCTGAAACAACGCCAGTAGAG gaagtaaaagctttgtttaaaaatgaaaactgccCCAAAGTGATAAGCTGTGAATTCGCACACAACAGCAGCTGGTATATCACTTTCCAGTCAGACACAGATGCACAACAG gcttttaaatatttaagagaagAAGTTAAAACGTTTCAGGGCAAGCCAATCATG GCAAGGATAAAAGCCATTAATACATTTTTTGCTAAGAATGGTTATCGATTAATGGATTCTAGTATGTATACTCAACCCATTCAGACTCCAGCTCAATATCCCTCACCAGTCTTTATGCAGCCAGTGTATAACCCTCATCAGCAGTACTCAGTGTACAGTATTGTGCCTCAGTCTTGGTCTCCAAGTCCTGCACCTTACTTTGAAACACCACTG gcTCCTTTTCCCAATGGTAGCTTTGTGAATGGCTTTACTTCACCAGGATCGTATAAAACAAATGCTACTGCTGTGAATATTAGCCGACCATTCCAAAAAAATCg tgtgAAGCCTCATTTTAGGTCATCCAGTGGTTCAGAACACTCAACAGAGGGCTCTGTATCATTGGGGGATGGCCCATTGAGCAGATCTAGTTCAAGGAACTTTCTCTCTGAACGACAAAACCCTACAGTAACAGGGAATCAAGAACAAACTTATCTTCCAAAGGAGGCTCCAATTTTACAGATGGATCAGAATGGGGACTTTGGTAGAGGCAGGTAA